The DNA segment ACTGCGGCGATGCTACTTGCTGGCACGCCTGCGGCTCAGCAGCGCCATGCCGACCCCGAGCAGTCCGAGTCCGGCCAGAGCCCAGCTGAGCTGGCTGCCGATCACCATGGCCGGGGTCCTGGCCGTCCGCAGCGGCATTTCCACCACCGTCGAGTCCGAGGTACCGGCCTTGGTGGACCAGACGATGGTGCCGTTGCGGTCGACGAATCCGGACAGCGCGTTGGTGGTGGCGATCGCCACCTCCCGGCGGGTCTCCATCGCCCGGGCCCGGGTGATGGCGAACTGCTGGTCGAGCTGTCCGGTGCCGAGATAGGTGGCGTTGTTGGACTGCACCACGAACAGCTGGCTGCTGTCGGTGGCGGCGGCGACGGTGTCGTCATAGGCCAGTTCGAAACAGATCACGTTGCCGATCCGTACCTGCCGCCCGTCGTTCAAGGTGACGTCCAGCACCCCCGGTCCGGTGCCGGGTACGCCTTGGGAGCCGACCAGTTCGAGCATCGGGATCAGCGGCAGAAGCTGGTCGCGGAAGGGGATGTACTCACCGAACGGCACCAGGTTCTGCTTGTCGGTACGGGCCTCGATGCTGCCGTCGGGGGTCCACCACAGGGCACTGGTCTGCCGCTCGTCCTCCCCCGGTCCCTGCATCACCGCACCGACCAGGATCGGTACGGCGGCCACGGCGACGGCATTCTGCACCGTCAGCCTGGTCTGCGGATCACGGGTGGGATCGATGTCGGTGGAGTTCTCCGGCCAGAGCAGGAAGTCGGGCCTGGCCAGTCCCTGACCGCTGTTCACCTTCGCCATCAGACCGACGGTCTCGCTGAGGTGGTTGTTGGTCACCGCCCTGGCCCGGCCGATGGCATAGAGGCCGACGCCGTCGACATTGCCCTGCACGATGCCGACCTGCACCGAACCTGCCGTACCGGCTTCGGGTTCGGGTTGCCAGGCCCGGGCCGCCAGACCGATCACGATGGCCAGGGTGGTCAATCCCACCCCGGTCGCCACGATCCGCCGCCGATCACCCCGCGGCCAGGCCAGGACCGCCGCCGCCAGCCCCTGGGCTGCCAGTGCGGTGAGGAAGCTGAGCCCGCTGACGCCGACGAAGGCCAGGGTGCCGGCGAGCGGGGTGTCGACCATGGCGTAGCCCAACCGGCTCCAGCCGAAACCGTCGAAGGGGATCCGGGAGTAGGCGAACTCGCAGGTGGTCCACACCGCAGCCGACCACAACGGCCACCAGCGAAGCCGACTGGCCAGGGCCAGGCCGATACCGAGCAGCCCGAAGAACAGCGACTCGAAGGCGACCAGCGCGATCGCCACCGGGACCGCGATCACCTGCACCCAGCCGATGCTGACGGTCAACATGCCGAGGCCGAAGACATAACCGATGGCGAAACCCTGGCGCGGTCGCCTGCCGCGACACAGCAGGCTCAAGGCGGCGACCCCGAGCAGCAGCAGCGGCCACAGGGCGAACGGTTCGAAACCGAACCCGACCGCCAGCCCGGCGAGCAGGGCGACACCGACGCGCCGCCAGTTGGTCGCCGGACGTGAGGTCGTGGTTTCGGCAGGTGGGCTGAGCAGCACGGGCCAAGAGTAGGTCAACCGACGGGTTCACCTCACCGCGACGGGCTCAGAGCACCACCCGGTCCTCGAACGGCACCGACAGCACCAAGGTGGTCAGGGTCGCCACCGCCAGTTCGGTCCGGATCCGGGCCAGCAGACCTTCCAGGGCCAGCGGGTGCTCGACCTGCACCTTCAA comes from the Naumannella halotolerans genome and includes:
- the lnt gene encoding apolipoprotein N-acyltransferase, whose translation is MLLSPPAETTTSRPATNWRRVGVALLAGLAVGFGFEPFALWPLLLLGVAALSLLCRGRRPRQGFAIGYVFGLGMLTVSIGWVQVIAVPVAIALVAFESLFFGLLGIGLALASRLRWWPLWSAAVWTTCEFAYSRIPFDGFGWSRLGYAMVDTPLAGTLAFVGVSGLSFLTALAAQGLAAAVLAWPRGDRRRIVATGVGLTTLAIVIGLAARAWQPEPEAGTAGSVQVGIVQGNVDGVGLYAIGRARAVTNNHLSETVGLMAKVNSGQGLARPDFLLWPENSTDIDPTRDPQTRLTVQNAVAVAAVPILVGAVMQGPGEDERQTSALWWTPDGSIEARTDKQNLVPFGEYIPFRDQLLPLIPMLELVGSQGVPGTGPGVLDVTLNDGRQVRIGNVICFELAYDDTVAAATDSSQLFVVQSNNATYLGTGQLDQQFAITRARAMETRREVAIATTNALSGFVDRNGTIVWSTKAGTSDSTVVEMPLRTARTPAMVIGSQLSWALAGLGLLGVGMALLSRRRASK